Proteins encoded by one window of Candidatus Hydrogenedentota bacterium:
- a CDS encoding SGNH/GDSL hydrolase family protein: MQYRIMCVAALAVALALSNTAHAAYPNSIAGLGDSITRAALADNSIGGLSYGQPEHSWSTGYSSSDGVNSHYERILAANPAISGNTYNLAESGANMADLPGQANAAVASGAQYVVIQMGGNDVCADSSAEMTSVASYDANFRTAINTLKAGLPSAKILVTEVVRVKRVYDVGKYNLGCLLQWATFQWCDNVLRNGSTQRNQADARNIEYNNALRTASAQLGVLFDDDVFEWTFSRGNLSDVDCFHPDLSGQNLLANITYDASRF, from the coding sequence ATGCAGTATCGAATCATGTGTGTAGCGGCCCTCGCGGTTGCGTTAGCGTTGTCCAATACCGCCCACGCGGCGTATCCAAACTCGATTGCCGGTCTCGGTGACAGCATCACGCGCGCCGCGCTGGCTGACAATTCCATCGGCGGACTTTCCTACGGTCAGCCCGAGCACAGTTGGTCCACGGGCTATTCGTCGTCCGACGGTGTAAACAGCCACTACGAACGTATCCTCGCGGCAAACCCCGCCATCAGCGGCAACACGTACAACCTCGCCGAATCCGGCGCGAACATGGCCGACCTTCCCGGCCAGGCAAACGCGGCCGTAGCGTCCGGCGCACAGTACGTCGTCATCCAGATGGGCGGCAACGACGTGTGCGCCGACAGTTCGGCGGAAATGACCTCCGTCGCCAGCTACGACGCAAACTTCCGAACGGCAATCAACACCCTAAAGGCGGGACTTCCGAGCGCCAAGATTCTGGTTACCGAGGTCGTTCGCGTAAAGCGCGTGTACGACGTAGGCAAGTACAATCTCGGGTGCCTGCTTCAGTGGGCGACGTTCCAGTGGTGCGACAACGTCCTCCGAAACGGTTCCACCCAGCGTAATCAGGCCGACGCCCGCAATATCGAGTACAACAACGCGCTTCGCACGGCCAGCGCGCAGCTTGGCGTGCTCTTCGACGATGACGTGTTCGAGTGGACGTTCAGCCGCGGCAACCTCAGCGACGTCGACTGCTTCCATCCGGACCTCAGCGGCCAGAACCTGCTCGCCAACATCACGTACGACGCATCGCGGTTCTAA
- a CDS encoding carboxypeptidase regulatory-like domain-containing protein, with translation MLLAFVVLFGFVWYAFQSPEPQSAKPAASPATPVLEQAESTPSLSTPELEPETAPAPQSHGPNAISGAVTDHTSAPVARAEIAAYDPNLGAKKTTSDSNGRFSIGGLDTSRTYRVSANAPHFNEAAAENVSPGTDDVVLALEPMSAARGIVVDASTGAPVTAFEVAFVFPPPENAADWNARSLGSSVAWSPVSDASGAFEINDVLSDQPFAVAARAKGHSSAFAPCDAVAPGESIDGIVIRLARGATIAGIVETDRGVPVADAAIVIGTTGVSLEDAARSDADGAFTIDDLPAATLVVSAVHPEYGFARADVTAAAGIESRVRLVMATGGAIEGVVTNNGAPAANARIHINTQPGSNQDPSFRSEEYRQTTTDADGRFMVSGLGGGAYDVMAILPSDDGGSASEVRLTAAAEVETGKITSVTIAFAPAFASVSVNVTMNGEPVIDGEVRGVIGTGSGDKRFGGPLNDQGAYRAERLPAGVAYVEIIANQPTGVLKRAITFPLRDGEDAEHDVALDAQTAIAGRVTSLAEGEHAEVIVVAGQPDADAGSVQELLALRHSAAGHAEVAEDGAFRVEGIEPGAYTIIAVAFTPDDDAGDPIDSMRLTKTPVTVADGVTTELDLAP, from the coding sequence TTGCTCTTAGCATTCGTCGTGCTATTCGGATTCGTCTGGTACGCGTTCCAGTCTCCGGAGCCTCAATCCGCGAAACCCGCGGCGTCGCCCGCAACGCCCGTGCTGGAACAGGCCGAAAGCACTCCCTCCCTATCAACGCCAGAGCTCGAACCCGAAACAGCGCCGGCGCCCCAATCGCACGGCCCCAACGCCATCTCCGGCGCCGTCACCGATCATACCAGCGCGCCGGTCGCTCGGGCCGAAATCGCGGCGTACGATCCCAATCTCGGCGCGAAGAAGACCACCTCCGATTCGAACGGCCGCTTCTCGATTGGCGGCCTCGACACATCGCGCACCTATCGCGTCAGCGCGAATGCGCCCCACTTCAACGAGGCCGCCGCCGAAAACGTCTCGCCCGGAACCGACGACGTTGTACTGGCGCTCGAACCGATGAGCGCTGCGCGCGGCATCGTCGTCGACGCATCCACCGGAGCCCCCGTCACCGCGTTCGAGGTCGCATTCGTTTTCCCGCCGCCAGAGAACGCCGCGGATTGGAATGCGCGAAGTCTCGGCAGTTCCGTGGCGTGGTCTCCGGTCTCCGATGCTTCCGGCGCATTCGAGATCAACGACGTGCTGAGCGATCAACCGTTCGCGGTGGCCGCGCGCGCGAAAGGACACAGCAGCGCCTTTGCGCCGTGCGACGCCGTCGCGCCGGGGGAATCGATCGACGGTATCGTCATACGCCTCGCACGCGGCGCAACAATTGCCGGCATCGTGGAAACCGATCGCGGCGTACCGGTGGCGGACGCGGCCATCGTCATTGGGACAACCGGAGTATCCCTCGAGGACGCCGCGCGCAGCGATGCCGATGGCGCGTTCACTATCGACGATCTTCCCGCGGCCACACTTGTCGTTTCCGCTGTCCATCCCGAGTACGGTTTCGCGCGCGCGGACGTAACCGCCGCCGCTGGAATTGAATCCCGCGTCAGATTGGTCATGGCCACCGGCGGCGCAATCGAAGGCGTGGTGACAAACAACGGCGCGCCCGCCGCGAATGCACGCATCCACATTAACACGCAGCCCGGCTCGAACCAGGACCCGTCCTTCCGCAGCGAGGAATACCGGCAAACCACAACAGACGCGGATGGACGGTTCATGGTTAGCGGACTCGGCGGCGGCGCCTACGATGTCATGGCGATTCTCCCAAGCGACGACGGCGGGTCCGCATCCGAGGTGCGATTAACGGCGGCGGCGGAAGTCGAGACAGGCAAGATCACGTCGGTGACGATCGCGTTCGCGCCCGCATTCGCCTCCGTATCCGTGAATGTCACCATGAACGGCGAACCGGTGATCGACGGCGAAGTGCGCGGTGTAATCGGCACCGGCTCGGGCGACAAACGGTTCGGCGGGCCGCTGAACGATCAAGGCGCGTACCGAGCGGAACGCCTGCCCGCCGGCGTGGCGTACGTCGAGATCATCGCAAACCAGCCGACGGGCGTGCTGAAACGAGCGATCACATTTCCTCTGCGTGACGGAGAAGACGCGGAGCACGACGTCGCGCTCGACGCGCAAACCGCAATCGCCGGCCGCGTGACGTCACTCGCCGAGGGCGAACACGCGGAAGTGATCGTTGTCGCGGGACAGCCGGACGCCGACGCTGGCAGCGTGCAGGAGCTGCTCGCGCTACGCCACTCGGCCGCGGGGCACGCGGAGGTTGCCGAAGACGGCGCGTTCCGAGTTGAAGGAATCGAACCGGGCGCCTACACCATCATTGCCGTAGCTTTCACCCCCGACGACGACGCCGGCGACCCAATTGACAGCATGCGTCTCACCAAAACCCCCGTCACCGTCGCCGATGGCGTGACCACCGAACTCGACCTAGCACCGTAA
- a CDS encoding type II secretion system F family protein has protein sequence MAMKAEKGGRASRAAAGAKKSGTSRRVSARGATFDLDEAVAAETAPASRSFTATLANVNIGRAVGGRVRDQYVNDFLRQLIMLLEAGTPLLRSLNILSTRGEKASVRALVADIAQYVENGNALWQAFERWPRNFLPVEINLIKAAEASGTLNVVLKRLVIYRERRSMLAKRIKGAMWYPAILVITCVAVLFLLAKVVVPEFRDLFSRLDISPDKIPPYTTFVMNTAEVMTSLPAIIIILAVLIGVPVAYVLAVRLVPGFRYMMDHIKLRLPRVGKAITKKSAVVDMTRSMALLLRSGLSMMVTLDLVRANVRNTAVAAVVQQVRDSVERGEGIEEPLRRASGIIPPVVTDMLVTGEDSGQLDQIAEHIADTYEEEVNITIGTIGELIQPILTIFLGVVVLVLFVSLFMPMLAVINDLINQASGAGGD, from the coding sequence ATGGCGATGAAAGCCGAAAAGGGCGGGCGCGCCTCGAGGGCGGCGGCCGGCGCGAAAAAGTCGGGGACGTCGCGGCGGGTTTCCGCGCGCGGGGCGACCTTCGACCTTGACGAGGCCGTCGCGGCGGAAACGGCGCCGGCGTCGCGGAGTTTCACCGCGACTCTCGCGAACGTCAATATTGGGCGCGCGGTCGGCGGACGCGTGCGCGACCAATACGTGAACGACTTCCTTCGCCAGCTCATCATGTTGCTCGAAGCGGGGACGCCGCTGTTGCGTTCGCTGAACATTTTGTCGACCCGCGGCGAGAAGGCGAGCGTCCGCGCGCTGGTGGCGGACATTGCGCAGTACGTCGAGAACGGGAACGCGCTGTGGCAGGCGTTCGAGCGGTGGCCGCGGAATTTCCTTCCGGTCGAGATCAATCTCATCAAGGCGGCGGAAGCGAGCGGTACGTTGAACGTCGTCCTGAAGCGGTTGGTCATATACCGTGAGCGGCGCTCGATGCTTGCGAAGCGAATCAAGGGCGCGATGTGGTACCCGGCGATCCTCGTCATTACGTGCGTCGCGGTGCTGTTCCTGCTCGCGAAGGTCGTCGTACCGGAATTCCGCGACCTGTTTTCGCGGCTCGACATTTCGCCGGACAAGATTCCGCCGTATACCACGTTTGTCATGAACACGGCGGAGGTCATGACGTCTTTGCCGGCTATCATTATTATCCTGGCCGTGTTGATCGGCGTGCCGGTCGCGTACGTGTTGGCGGTGCGGCTGGTGCCGGGTTTCCGCTACATGATGGATCATATCAAGCTGCGGTTGCCGCGCGTGGGCAAGGCCATTACGAAGAAGTCCGCGGTGGTTGACATGACGCGGTCGATGGCGCTGCTGTTGCGGAGCGGTCTGTCGATGATGGTGACGCTCGATCTGGTTCGCGCGAACGTGCGCAATACGGCGGTCGCGGCCGTCGTGCAACAGGTGCGCGATTCCGTCGAACGCGGCGAAGGCATCGAAGAGCCGTTGCGCCGGGCGAGCGGGATCATTCCGCCGGTCGTCACCGACATGCTCGTGACGGGCGAGGACTCCGGTCAATTGGATCAGATCGCCGAACATATCGCCGACACCTACGAAGAGGAAGTGAACATTACGATCGGCACCATCGGCGAATTGATCCAGCCGATCCTGACGATCTTCCTCGGCGTTGTTGTGTTGGTGCTGTTTGTCTCGCTGTTCATGCCGATGCTCGCGGTCATCAACGACCTCATCAATCAGGCCAGCGGCGCCGGCGGCGACTAA
- a CDS encoding DUF1573 domain-containing protein, with translation MSSSSTKSMMSIVAFTLACTLSQSAHAGPKAVLGIEKLDFGTILRGDIGEKTIPLRNDGDAPFTILRVNASCPCVLFDKPPVDKATVQPGATIQLPIRYDSKDRVGPQGAVVAIMTDDPENPALTLDVTAFIEALVVVRPPNGIVWGYVPRGKPIGKTLEFAPGNTKNDIELIDIKSTHPGVSVSTKKETRGNERLIVASFTIAPDVPLGIVEGAIEARVRVAGEEAQITAPLHGEVIGDLLVTPPAIISPQIPHALGQRISEITVRASEEGAPLPKLLGAMAVGAVRAVVVKGAQPNAHTVAVHTADNVGAGPQSGTVYVMTDSKDQPITAIPVYFRMGESVHPEPATVALRGGAKQRVVLRPVTGKELKIVNIGFEEDVVKVEVVQPEQTNADTPAAIEVTALDPTSPDRASTIVIVETDAPGGSRVYVPVAINAK, from the coding sequence ATGTCCAGTTCGTCCACGAAGTCCATGATGTCCATTGTAGCCTTCACCCTCGCGTGCACCCTTTCCCAAAGCGCGCACGCCGGCCCCAAAGCCGTGCTCGGCATCGAGAAGCTCGATTTCGGCACCATACTCCGCGGCGACATCGGCGAGAAAACGATCCCGCTGCGAAACGACGGCGATGCGCCATTCACCATTCTTCGCGTCAACGCATCGTGCCCCTGCGTGTTGTTCGACAAACCGCCCGTGGACAAGGCGACCGTGCAACCCGGCGCAACCATCCAACTGCCGATCCGTTACGACTCGAAAGACCGCGTCGGTCCGCAGGGCGCGGTTGTCGCGATTATGACGGACGATCCCGAGAATCCCGCGCTCACCCTCGATGTGACGGCCTTTATCGAAGCGTTGGTCGTCGTGCGCCCGCCGAACGGCATCGTGTGGGGCTACGTCCCGCGCGGCAAACCGATCGGCAAAACCCTCGAGTTCGCGCCCGGAAACACGAAGAACGACATCGAACTCATCGACATCAAATCCACGCACCCCGGTGTCAGTGTATCCACAAAAAAAGAAACCCGCGGCAACGAACGCCTGATCGTCGCGTCGTTCACAATCGCGCCCGACGTGCCGCTCGGTATCGTCGAGGGCGCGATCGAAGCGCGTGTGCGCGTCGCCGGCGAGGAAGCGCAAATCACCGCGCCGCTCCACGGCGAAGTCATCGGCGACCTCCTCGTCACGCCCCCGGCGATCATCAGTCCCCAGATTCCGCACGCGCTCGGACAACGCATCTCCGAAATCACCGTGCGCGCCAGCGAGGAGGGCGCGCCCCTGCCCAAGCTGCTCGGCGCGATGGCCGTCGGCGCGGTAAGAGCCGTCGTCGTTAAAGGCGCGCAACCGAACGCGCACACGGTCGCCGTGCATACAGCGGACAATGTCGGCGCGGGCCCTCAATCCGGCACCGTCTACGTCATGACCGACAGCAAGGACCAGCCGATTACCGCCATCCCCGTCTACTTCCGCATGGGCGAATCCGTGCACCCGGAACCCGCGACCGTCGCGCTGCGCGGTGGCGCAAAGCAGCGCGTCGTCTTACGCCCGGTAACCGGTAAGGAACTCAAGATCGTGAACATCGGCTTCGAAGAAGATGTCGTGAAGGTCGAAGTCGTCCAGCCCGAACAGACCAACGCGGACACACCTGCCGCAATCGAGGTCACCGCGCTGGACCCCACCTCGCCCGACCGGGCGTCCACCATCGTCATCGTCGAAACCGACGCGCCCGGCGGAAGCCGCGTCTACGTCCCCGTCGCGATCAACGCCAAGTAG